A part of Acidobacteriota bacterium genomic DNA contains:
- a CDS encoding type II toxin-antitoxin system VapC family toxin: MIFVDSNIPMYLVGGPHLNRDRIEAFLRHHPAEDYVTSAEVYQEIVHRYVSIDRRHAIDDAFRMLDDLVASVFPITRDDVEAARRIAHEQRVLSARDCLHLAVMERRGAQVVFTCDAGFDYRPGVARVP; this comes from the coding sequence ACATCCCGATGTACCTGGTTGGAGGTCCGCACCTCAACCGCGACCGCATCGAGGCGTTCCTCCGGCATCATCCGGCAGAAGACTACGTCACGAGCGCCGAGGTGTACCAGGAGATTGTCCATCGCTACGTGTCGATCGATCGCAGACATGCGATCGACGACGCGTTCCGCATGCTCGACGATCTAGTGGCGTCAGTATTCCCCATCACTCGCGACGACGTGGAAGCCGCCCGGCGGATCGCACACGAGCAACGAGTCCTTTCCGCGCGCGACTGCCTGCACCTTGCGGTGATGGAGCGGCGCGGTGCGCAGGTCGTTTTCACATGCGACGCCGGTTTCGACTATCGGCCTGGCGTCGCCCGCGTGCCCTAA
- a CDS encoding RNA polymerase sigma factor, producing MSYAPVWDTPLDRRAALTKDVGRAEGAEHGLALDQAAFELFYNRTERPLRAYLHRLTGSSSLADDLAHEAYLRLLRSTPLTPEPAALRSYLFRVATNLYRDHYRRVGRRETEMTEPDQQRAVEPDPALRADMSRALDQLRPRHRALLWLTYVEGLTHREVATVLGLRPISVGPLLWRARRSLAKVLRAQGMELKP from the coding sequence GTGAGCTACGCGCCGGTGTGGGATACGCCGCTGGATAGACGCGCCGCTCTGACGAAGGACGTCGGCCGCGCCGAGGGCGCGGAACACGGCCTCGCACTCGACCAGGCGGCGTTCGAGCTGTTCTACAACCGGACCGAACGGCCGCTCAGGGCGTACCTTCATCGACTTACCGGCAGTTCGAGCCTGGCCGACGACCTGGCGCACGAAGCCTACCTGCGGCTGCTCAGGAGCACGCCGCTCACGCCGGAACCGGCCGCGCTCCGTTCCTACCTGTTTCGCGTGGCGACGAACCTCTACCGCGATCACTACCGCCGGGTCGGCCGGCGCGAAACAGAAATGACCGAACCTGACCAGCAACGTGCGGTGGAGCCAGACCCCGCCCTGCGGGCCGACATGAGCCGGGCGCTGGACCAGCTCCGGCCGCGTCACCGCGCGCTGCTGTGGCTGACGTATGTCGAAGGACTCACGCACCGGGAGGTGGCGACCGTGCTCGGTCTGCGCCCCATCAGCGTCGGGCCGTTGCTGTGGCGAGCGCGGCGCAGCCTCGCCAAAGTGCTGCGGGCCCAGGGAATGGAGTTGAAGCCATGA
- a CDS encoding SUF system NifU family Fe-S cluster assembly protein, with protein MSELRDLYQEVILDHNRNPHNFRELDGADRHADGHNPLCGDRLAVYVNLDGEKIVDVSFIGSGCAISKASASLMTDAVRGKTLEEARHLFQRFLTLVTDDAADADAPGLGKLAVFAGVRDYPTRVKCASLAWHTLRAAVDDRHETVTTE; from the coding sequence ATGAGCGAACTGCGTGATCTCTACCAGGAAGTCATCCTCGACCATAACCGGAACCCGCACAATTTCCGGGAACTGGATGGCGCGGACCGCCATGCCGACGGCCACAACCCACTGTGCGGCGACCGCCTGGCGGTGTACGTCAATCTCGACGGCGAGAAGATCGTCGACGTCAGTTTCATCGGGTCCGGCTGCGCGATCTCGAAAGCGTCCGCGTCGTTGATGACCGATGCGGTCAGAGGCAAGACGCTGGAAGAAGCGCGCCATCTCTTCCAGCGGTTTCTGACGCTCGTGACGGACGACGCCGCGGACGCGGACGCCCCGGGGCTCGGCAAGCTGGCCGTCTTCGCCGGCGTGCGCGACTACCCGACGCGTGTCAAGTGCGCCAGCCTCGCCTGGCACACGCTGCGCGCCGCGGTTGACGACCGCCACGAGACGGTGACAACGGAGTAG
- a CDS encoding DUF59 domain-containing protein, producing MGILNLNDVPPPFDDAAGGASDSPTDVQGGAPASRPADASTGPPASRPAPGATTKTTATGAVIPSHVDGSAPPPQAAQPESSIFDTSALTDPEPASPAAPEAPPEPAPAFDADPVRTLELKPQIVEQLSTVYDPEIPVNIYELGLIYDIGVNKDGVAVIQMTLTAPGCPAAVTLPAEVQGKVKAIEGVSNARVDLVWEPPWDKDRMSDAAKLQLGIFD from the coding sequence ATGGGGATTCTGAACCTGAATGACGTGCCGCCGCCGTTCGATGACGCAGCCGGGGGTGCGTCCGATTCGCCCACGGATGTGCAGGGCGGTGCGCCGGCCTCCAGGCCGGCAGATGCCTCGACTGGTCCGCCGGCCTCCAGGCCCGCCCCGGGCGCAACCACAAAGACCACGGCGACCGGCGCCGTCATCCCTTCCCACGTCGACGGCTCCGCTCCGCCGCCCCAGGCGGCGCAGCCGGAATCGTCCATCTTCGACACCAGCGCACTGACCGATCCGGAACCGGCTTCCCCCGCGGCGCCCGAGGCGCCGCCCGAGCCAGCGCCCGCGTTTGACGCCGATCCAGTCCGGACGCTCGAGTTGAAGCCACAGATCGTGGAGCAGCTCTCGACCGTCTACGACCCGGAGATCCCCGTCAACATCTACGAGCTGGGACTCATCTACGACATTGGCGTCAACAAGGACGGCGTCGCCGTGATTCAGATGACGCTTACGGCGCCCGGCTGTCCGGCCGCCGTCACCCTCCCGGCGGAGGTGCAGGGGAAGGTCAAGGCGATCGAGGGCGTCAGCAACGCCCGGGTCGACCTCGTCTGGGAGCCCCCCTGGGACAAGGACCGGATGTCAGACGCGGCGAAGCTTCAGCTCGGCATCTTCGACTGA
- a CDS encoding AAA family ATPase codes for MATTARKYNPGFLTDEELVASFCVRTTEFELLADALRECTGSANQHQLVIGPRGSGKTSLLLRVAAEIRRDPGLAARCFPIVFAEESYEVSTAGEFWLECLSHLAGQYARRDDDPDLQRTVNELRANRNDQLLADQCLGALLDFADRHDKRLLLLVENLNTLFQDMSDRDAGWKLRKVLQTEPRIILFASATSRFEEIDNPDRALYDLFQVRTLRPLNTEQCAVLWETVAGRQPARPTVRALEILTGGNPRLVAIVARFGAGLSFRELMADLLDVVDDHTEYFRSHLESLPAQERRVYLALASLWKPATTREIAERARLDTSTCSAQLARLAERGVVQVAGGSVRRKQYYLTERLYNIYYLLRRRRGPDPLVEALIHFMESYYSPNELKSIATGIALDVKRVDRDARALHKAVLARLVQLPGLAEFRSALLDVASEEALAILNEAIRRFGASQRLADMTQAARALATKSVLLRELRRPDEALDACDELASRFGGTDAPAVLEFVARGLVNKGDLLVSHGRFDQAVAVSDYVLHRCGAINTPELSQRFAEALNIKVGSLILLERFDAAVEACDESLRRFGSDRRPSSSDSIATVLGFKAFAFNKLKRWDEAYAALDEAVQRLEESDSPSALETIANILSLQAQVELNGRRYESAITTTDRLLAQCADLSEYRWQAHLTRAQALLRTGGRSACEPDVEATLAILPKLDGLPPECLDTLMALSSEIGTRRMLELIHASPSATLLLPLATALEQDLGLAPRVAQEVDEVAQDIQVDLAGRKGTRSDDVRR; via the coding sequence ATGGCTACAACTGCTCGCAAGTACAACCCGGGTTTCCTCACCGACGAGGAACTCGTGGCGTCGTTCTGCGTCCGAACCACGGAGTTCGAACTGCTCGCCGACGCCTTGCGCGAATGCACAGGATCCGCGAACCAGCACCAGCTGGTGATCGGTCCACGCGGCAGCGGGAAGACCAGCCTGCTCCTGCGAGTCGCGGCCGAGATACGCCGGGACCCCGGGTTAGCGGCCCGTTGCTTCCCCATAGTCTTCGCCGAAGAGAGCTACGAGGTGTCCACTGCCGGCGAATTCTGGCTGGAATGCCTGTCTCACTTGGCCGGTCAGTACGCGCGTCGCGATGACGATCCCGACCTGCAACGCACCGTGAACGAGCTTCGTGCCAACCGCAACGATCAACTCCTAGCTGACCAATGCCTCGGCGCACTCCTGGACTTCGCGGATCGGCATGACAAGCGTCTCCTGCTCCTGGTCGAGAACCTGAACACGTTGTTCCAGGACATGAGTGATCGCGATGCGGGCTGGAAGTTGCGGAAGGTCCTCCAGACCGAACCGAGGATCATCCTGTTCGCAAGCGCCACCAGCCGTTTCGAGGAAATTGACAACCCGGATCGCGCTTTGTACGACCTCTTTCAGGTGCGTACGCTACGGCCGCTGAACACCGAACAGTGCGCCGTGCTCTGGGAAACGGTAGCCGGCCGGCAACCTGCGCGCCCGACCGTCCGAGCACTGGAAATCCTGACCGGAGGCAATCCCCGCTTGGTCGCTATCGTCGCCCGCTTCGGCGCGGGACTGTCGTTCCGTGAACTCATGGCTGATCTCCTCGACGTGGTCGACGATCACACGGAGTACTTCAGGAGCCATCTGGAGTCCCTGCCGGCGCAGGAGCGACGTGTCTATCTGGCCCTTGCCTCCCTCTGGAAACCGGCCACCACACGGGAGATAGCCGAGCGGGCACGCCTCGATACCAGCACCTGCAGCGCCCAACTCGCGCGCCTTGCCGAACGCGGTGTCGTCCAAGTGGCTGGGGGCAGCGTCAGGCGCAAGCAGTACTACCTGACCGAGCGGCTGTACAACATCTACTACTTGCTGCGGCGCCGACGCGGTCCCGATCCGCTTGTCGAAGCGCTCATCCACTTCATGGAGTCGTACTATTCGCCCAACGAACTGAAGAGCATCGCGACTGGAATAGCTCTCGATGTCAAGCGCGTCGATCGGGACGCCCGGGCGCTTCACAAGGCCGTACTCGCACGGCTGGTACAACTGCCTGGACTGGCTGAGTTCCGAAGTGCGTTGCTAGATGTCGCTAGCGAAGAAGCACTCGCCATCCTCAACGAGGCAATCCGTCGCTTTGGCGCAAGCCAGAGACTCGCCGATATGACTCAGGCGGCGAGGGCCCTTGCCACGAAGAGCGTCCTTCTCAGGGAGTTGCGTCGGCCTGACGAGGCGCTCGACGCTTGTGATGAGCTAGCAAGTCGCTTCGGAGGCACCGACGCACCCGCCGTACTAGAGTTCGTTGCACGGGGTCTCGTCAACAAAGGCGACCTTCTCGTCTCACACGGTCGCTTCGACCAAGCGGTGGCCGTCTCTGACTACGTGCTCCATCGCTGTGGCGCCATTAACACACCGGAACTCTCGCAGCGTTTCGCGGAAGCTCTCAACATTAAAGTTGGCTCGCTGATTCTGCTCGAACGGTTCGACGCTGCGGTGGAGGCGTGCGACGAGAGCCTGCGTCGCTTCGGATCGGACCGGAGGCCCTCGTCAAGCGACTCTATCGCGACAGTGCTGGGTTTCAAGGCCTTCGCGTTCAACAAGTTGAAGCGTTGGGACGAGGCCTACGCGGCGCTCGACGAAGCAGTGCAGAGGCTCGAAGAAAGCGATTCCCCGTCGGCACTTGAGACAATTGCGAACATCCTCTCCCTGCAGGCACAGGTCGAACTGAACGGTCGGCGATACGAGTCGGCGATCACAACAACAGATCGGCTGCTGGCCCAGTGCGCCGACTTGTCCGAATATCGCTGGCAGGCACATCTGACCCGTGCCCAGGCACTTCTCAGAACCGGCGGTCGATCAGCTTGCGAACCCGACGTCGAAGCTACCCTAGCGATCCTCCCGAAGCTCGACGGCCTCCCTCCAGAGTGCCTCGACACCCTGATGGCCTTGAGCAGTGAGATCGGGACGAGGCGTATGCTGGAACTCATTCACGCATCGCCGTCGGCCACCCTCTTGCTGCCGCTAGCTACAGCCCTGGAGCAGGACCTTGG
- the sufC gene encoding Fe-S cluster assembly ATPase SufC yields MLEVTNLHASVAGREILKGVDLSVQSGEVHAIMGPNGSGKSTLAAVLAGREDYEVSAGSVTYKGQDLLEMEPEDRAREGIFLAFQYPVEIPGVNNAYLLKAAVNEVRKHRGETELDAIDFMALVKERLNILHIDQSLLNRPVNEGFSGGEKKRNEIFQMAVLEPKLAIMDETDSGLDIDALKTVSEGVNAMRSAERAIVVVTHYQRLLNYIVPDVVHVLSDGRIVKSGGKELALELEEKGYSWIADGAATGAAAGA; encoded by the coding sequence ATGCTGGAAGTTACGAATCTGCACGCGTCGGTAGCGGGGCGCGAAATCCTGAAGGGAGTGGACCTGTCGGTGCAGTCAGGCGAGGTGCACGCCATCATGGGGCCGAACGGCTCCGGGAAGAGCACGCTCGCGGCCGTGCTCGCGGGCCGGGAAGACTACGAAGTGTCCGCCGGCTCAGTCACCTACAAGGGCCAGGACCTGCTGGAGATGGAACCGGAAGATCGGGCCCGGGAAGGCATTTTCCTGGCCTTCCAGTACCCGGTGGAGATTCCGGGCGTCAACAACGCCTACCTGCTGAAGGCGGCGGTGAACGAGGTCCGCAAGCACCGGGGCGAGACGGAGCTGGACGCCATCGACTTCATGGCACTCGTCAAGGAGCGGCTGAACATTCTCCACATCGATCAGAGCCTGCTCAACCGGCCGGTCAACGAAGGATTCTCGGGCGGCGAGAAGAAGCGGAACGAGATCTTCCAGATGGCCGTGCTCGAGCCGAAGCTCGCCATCATGGACGAGACGGACTCGGGCCTCGACATCGATGCCCTCAAGACGGTTTCCGAGGGCGTGAACGCGATGCGCAGCGCGGAGCGCGCGATCGTCGTCGTCACGCACTATCAGCGACTGCTGAACTACATCGTCCCGGACGTGGTGCACGTGCTGTCGGATGGCCGGATCGTCAAGTCGGGCGGCAAGGAGCTCGCGCTCGAACTCGAGGAGAAGGGCTATAGCTGGATCGCCGACGGGGCGGCGACCGGGGCAGCCGCGGGAGCCTGA
- the sufB gene encoding Fe-S cluster assembly protein SufB: MATSTDNIEQLATQDYKYGFVTDIDADAIPPGLNEDIIRVISAKKGEPEWLLDWRLNAFRVWSEMTEPKWHNVHYPPVDFQSIIYYSAPKQKPKLESLDDLDPEIKATFDKLGIPLEEQKMMAGVAVDAVFDSVSVATTFKDKLADLGIIFCSFSEAVRDHPDMVRKYLGSVVPASDNFYAALNSAVFSDGSFAYIPKGVRCPMELSTYFRINAAQTGQFERTLLVADEGATVSYLEGCTAPMRDENQLHAAVVELVALDDATIKYSTVQNWYPGDKDGVGGIYNFVTKRGKAFTNAKVTWTQVETGSAITWKYPSCILQGDNSVGEFYSVAVTNNHQQADTGTKMLHLGKNTRSTIVSKGISAGQGQNTYRGLVRIGKNAKGARNFSQCDSLLIGDKCGAHTFPYLEVRNTSSQVEHEASTSKIGEDQIFYCRQRGLSTEDAVNMIVNGFCKEVFRELPMEFAVEAQKLLGISLEGSVG, translated from the coding sequence ATGGCAACATCGACCGACAACATCGAACAACTGGCGACCCAGGACTACAAGTACGGGTTCGTCACCGACATCGACGCCGACGCGATTCCGCCCGGACTGAATGAGGACATCATCCGGGTCATCTCGGCGAAGAAGGGCGAGCCGGAGTGGTTGCTCGACTGGCGGCTGAACGCGTTCCGCGTTTGGAGCGAGATGACCGAGCCGAAGTGGCACAACGTCCACTATCCGCCGGTCGACTTCCAGTCGATCATTTACTACTCGGCGCCGAAGCAGAAGCCGAAGCTCGAGAGCCTCGACGACCTCGATCCGGAGATCAAGGCGACGTTCGACAAGCTGGGGATCCCGCTCGAGGAACAGAAGATGATGGCCGGCGTCGCGGTCGACGCGGTCTTCGACTCCGTGTCGGTCGCCACCACGTTCAAGGACAAGCTGGCCGATCTCGGGATCATCTTCTGCTCGTTCTCCGAGGCGGTGCGGGATCATCCCGACATGGTCCGCAAGTACCTCGGTTCGGTGGTGCCGGCTTCGGACAACTTCTACGCCGCGCTCAACTCGGCCGTCTTCTCCGACGGGTCATTCGCCTACATCCCGAAGGGCGTGCGATGCCCGATGGAGCTCTCCACCTACTTCCGCATCAACGCGGCGCAGACCGGCCAGTTCGAGCGGACGCTGCTCGTCGCCGACGAGGGTGCGACGGTCAGCTATCTGGAAGGATGCACCGCCCCGATGCGCGACGAGAACCAGCTCCACGCGGCGGTGGTCGAGCTGGTCGCGCTCGATGACGCGACCATCAAGTACTCCACCGTCCAGAACTGGTACCCCGGCGACAAGGACGGCGTCGGCGGCATATACAACTTCGTCACCAAGCGGGGCAAGGCGTTCACGAACGCGAAGGTCACCTGGACGCAAGTGGAGACCGGCTCCGCGATCACCTGGAAGTACCCGAGCTGCATCCTGCAGGGCGACAACTCGGTGGGCGAGTTCTACTCGGTCGCCGTCACGAACAATCACCAGCAGGCGGACACCGGCACGAAGATGCTGCACCTCGGGAAGAACACGCGCAGCACGATCGTCTCGAAGGGCATCTCGGCCGGCCAGGGCCAGAACACCTACCGCGGACTGGTCCGCATCGGGAAGAACGCGAAGGGCGCCCGGAACTTCTCGCAGTGCGATTCGCTGCTCATCGGCGACAAGTGCGGCGCCCACACCTTCCCGTACCTGGAGGTGCGCAACACGTCATCACAGGTGGAGCACGAGGCGTCGACGTCGAAGATCGGCGAGGACCAGATCTTCTACTGCCGGCAGCGCGGGCTGTCGACGGAGGACGCCGTCAACATGATCGTCAACGGCTTCTGCAAGGAGGTCTTCCGCGAGCTGCCGATGGAGTTCGCGGTCGAGGCGCAGAAGCTGCTCGGTATCAGTCTGGAAGGAAGTGTCGGATAG
- the sufD gene encoding Fe-S cluster assembly protein SufD, translating to MAGSSSRAARSSRSNSRRRAIAGSPTGRRPGQPREPESVTETTTSLAPAEAYADAFEAVRRTAPAPAGLVDLRRRAFRRFTALGLPTTKLERWRFTNIAPIAGTAFTLATEADRAAAIETAGPHGVVPNGITFINGTYVAPASHLEGLPSGVEVRSLADAVATNDEATLAAVEAHLGADAPIDGEALTALNTALLRDAAIVRIPANMVVDEPIQLLWVTVPPADGTPVMTHPRVLLLVGENAQVRVIESYGGGDGAPYFSNAVTEAVAGPNAVVDHYKVVREGAAAYHIGSMHIRCERSATFSSHAVTLGGAIVRNDAHAVLDGEGVECTLNGLYLADGERLIDNHTTINHAKPHCDSHELYKGILDGRARAVFNGKIIVAIDAQKTDAKQTNKALLLSEDAQINTKPELEIFADDVKCTHGATVGQLDEDAMFYLRARGLGLEQARNVLIHAFASDLLNRIRVEPIRDQLDDLLLAQLPGSGGGSFHVTP from the coding sequence ATGGCCGGATCGTCAAGTCGGGCGGCAAGGAGCTCGCGCTCGAACTCGAGGAGAAGGGCTATAGCTGGATCGCCGACGGGGCGGCGACCGGGGCAGCCGCGGGAGCCTGAGTCGGTGACCGAGACGACGACCTCCCTCGCACCCGCCGAAGCCTACGCGGACGCCTTCGAGGCGGTGCGCCGCACGGCTCCCGCACCCGCCGGCCTGGTCGATCTGCGTCGCCGCGCCTTCCGGCGCTTCACCGCGCTGGGCCTGCCGACGACGAAGCTGGAGCGGTGGCGCTTCACGAACATCGCGCCGATCGCCGGCACCGCGTTCACGCTGGCCACCGAAGCGGACCGCGCCGCCGCCATCGAAACCGCTGGCCCGCATGGCGTGGTGCCGAACGGGATCACTTTCATCAACGGGACCTACGTCGCGCCCGCGTCACATCTCGAGGGGTTGCCCTCCGGAGTCGAGGTGCGAAGCCTGGCGGACGCGGTCGCGACGAACGACGAGGCAACGCTGGCCGCGGTGGAGGCACACCTCGGAGCGGACGCGCCGATCGACGGCGAGGCGTTGACGGCGCTGAACACCGCCCTCCTGCGGGACGCCGCCATCGTGCGCATACCCGCCAACATGGTGGTCGACGAGCCGATTCAGTTGTTGTGGGTCACCGTGCCGCCGGCGGACGGAACACCGGTCATGACCCATCCGCGCGTTCTGCTGCTCGTCGGGGAGAACGCCCAGGTCCGCGTGATCGAGAGCTACGGCGGCGGCGACGGCGCGCCGTACTTCTCGAACGCCGTGACCGAGGCGGTTGCCGGACCGAACGCCGTCGTCGATCACTACAAGGTGGTGCGCGAGGGCGCCGCGGCCTACCACATCGGGTCTATGCACATCCGCTGCGAGCGCTCCGCGACGTTCTCGTCGCATGCGGTGACGCTCGGCGGCGCCATCGTTCGGAACGACGCGCACGCCGTGCTTGACGGCGAGGGCGTCGAGTGCACGCTCAACGGCCTGTACCTGGCGGACGGGGAACGGCTCATCGACAACCACACGACGATCAATCACGCGAAGCCGCACTGCGACAGCCACGAGCTGTACAAGGGGATCCTCGACGGCCGCGCGCGCGCGGTCTTCAACGGCAAGATCATCGTCGCCATCGACGCGCAGAAGACCGACGCGAAGCAGACGAACAAGGCGCTGCTGCTTTCGGAGGATGCGCAGATCAACACCAAGCCGGAGCTGGAGATCTTCGCGGACGACGTCAAGTGCACGCACGGTGCGACGGTGGGACAGCTCGACGAGGACGCGATGTTCTATCTGCGCGCGCGTGGGCTCGGACTCGAGCAGGCGCGCAACGTCCTGATCCATGCCTTCGCCAGCGACCTGCTGAACCGGATCCGGGTGGAACCGATCCGGGATCAGCTCGACGATCTCCTCCTCGCGCAGTTGCCCGGCTCCGGCGGAGGGTCGTTCCATGTCACTCCCTGA
- a CDS encoding ATP-binding protein → MAVLRKAGSNWVDGDRFFDRQAEIDLLKERVRNGTHTLLTAQRRMGKTSLVRELLRRLAAEGEFETVFVDLEDAGSAADAVVEIGIQSRAVHGAWRRIKLGFANALREVSDRADTLALSELRVKLRAGIDAGSWRQKGDAICAALAENERPVVLAIDELPILVNRMLKDADSRIVPEGKCAVDEFLSWLRRNGQEHRERLCLIVSGSVSLEPILRQAGLSAHANIFSPFELRPWNQQTALECLAALAEGCGIDLPLAARQDMCRRLRSLVPHHVQRFFDGLDEDRRMAGRRYVSLEDVERVYNGEMLGVRGQADLDHYEGRLKLVLGPAGYRNALDLLTEAAVCDGLLTRDSIDRFGAYFRAREVADPAPIDDVLRVLEHDGYLEPRGDGYGFVSGLLEDWWRARHGRYFVPIAQRAVQHRA, encoded by the coding sequence ATGGCAGTCCTGAGAAAAGCCGGGTCGAACTGGGTCGATGGGGATCGCTTCTTCGACCGGCAAGCTGAGATCGATCTCCTCAAAGAGCGGGTTCGGAATGGCACCCACACGCTGTTGACCGCGCAACGACGCATGGGCAAGACGAGCCTCGTGCGGGAGTTGCTGCGTCGTTTGGCGGCAGAAGGGGAGTTCGAGACGGTCTTCGTCGATCTCGAAGACGCCGGTTCCGCGGCAGACGCCGTCGTCGAGATTGGAATCCAGTCGCGGGCCGTGCACGGCGCATGGCGCCGCATCAAGCTGGGGTTCGCCAATGCCTTGCGAGAGGTCAGTGATCGGGCCGATACGCTGGCTCTCTCCGAGCTTCGGGTGAAGCTGCGGGCCGGAATCGACGCCGGAAGCTGGCGGCAGAAGGGAGACGCAATCTGCGCCGCTCTGGCGGAGAATGAGCGCCCGGTCGTGCTCGCGATCGACGAGCTGCCCATCCTTGTGAATCGGATGCTCAAGGATGCCGATTCCCGAATCGTGCCCGAGGGAAAGTGCGCCGTCGACGAATTCCTGAGCTGGCTGCGCAGGAACGGCCAGGAGCACCGAGAGCGACTCTGCCTGATCGTCTCCGGCAGCGTGAGTCTGGAGCCCATCCTGAGACAAGCCGGGCTCAGTGCTCATGCGAACATCTTCTCGCCCTTCGAACTGAGACCCTGGAACCAACAGACGGCGCTGGAGTGTCTTGCCGCCCTCGCGGAGGGTTGTGGGATCGACCTGCCCCTCGCCGCTCGGCAGGACATGTGCCGGCGGCTCCGGTCCTTGGTGCCACATCACGTTCAGCGGTTCTTCGACGGGTTGGATGAAGACCGACGCATGGCGGGTCGGCGCTATGTCTCTCTCGAAGACGTCGAGCGCGTGTACAACGGCGAGATGCTCGGGGTCCGCGGACAGGCGGATCTGGATCATTACGAGGGCCGCCTGAAACTGGTGCTCGGGCCGGCGGGGTATCGGAACGCGCTTGACCTATTGACCGAAGCCGCAGTCTGCGATGGCCTTCTGACCCGCGACTCCATTGACAGGTTCGGTGCGTACTTCCGCGCCCGGGAAGTGGCTGATCCGGCCCCGATCGACGACGTGCTTCGGGTACTCGAGCACGATGGATATCTGGAGCCGAGGGGAGACGGGTACGGCTTCGTATCAGGTCTTCTGGAGGACTGGTGGCGCGCCCGGCACGGCCGGTATTTCGTTCCCATCGCACAGCGCGCGGTCCAACACAGAGCTTGA
- a CDS encoding cysteine desulfurase encodes MSLPETVTAAAPTPVASAEAPASAPAPAPASVPAFDIERIRADFPILRRQIREHALSYLDNAATTQKPRAVLDAIARYYASGNANIHRGVYVLSEEATAAYDAARVTVQRFLNARSPREIVFTRNSTESINLVAQSFGRRQVGPGDEVLITHMEHHSNIVPWQLLCEQVDARLRVVPIDDRGVLQMDEFERLITPRTRMISVVHLSNSLGTINPVGDIVELARRHGVPVLIDASQSVYHMPVDVQALDCDFLCFTGHKTYGPTGIGVLYGRESLLDAMPPYQGGGDMIRSVTFEKTTYAELPNKFEAGTPNIAGVVGLGAALDYLTGVGFEAIAPHEADLLAYGTAALSEVRGLRLIGTAPDKASILAFVMKGAHPHDVGTIVDTEGVAIRTGHHCTQPIMDYFGVPATARASVAMYSTRAEIDALVRALERVREMFPL; translated from the coding sequence ATGTCACTCCCTGAGACCGTGACGGCCGCGGCCCCGACGCCGGTGGCTTCGGCCGAGGCGCCGGCATCCGCGCCGGCCCCGGCGCCGGCGTCCGTTCCCGCATTCGACATCGAGCGAATCCGGGCCGACTTTCCGATCCTGCGCCGGCAGATCCGCGAGCACGCCCTCTCGTATCTCGACAACGCCGCTACGACGCAGAAGCCGCGCGCCGTCCTCGACGCGATTGCCCGCTACTACGCCAGCGGGAACGCCAACATCCACCGCGGCGTCTACGTCCTGAGCGAGGAGGCGACGGCCGCCTACGACGCCGCGCGGGTCACCGTCCAGCGTTTCCTGAACGCGCGATCCCCTCGCGAGATCGTCTTCACGCGCAACTCGACGGAGAGCATCAACCTGGTCGCGCAGAGCTTCGGACGGCGACAGGTCGGGCCGGGCGACGAAGTGCTGATCACGCACATGGAGCACCACTCGAACATCGTCCCATGGCAGCTTCTGTGCGAGCAGGTGGATGCGCGGCTGCGGGTTGTGCCCATCGACGACCGCGGCGTGTTGCAGATGGACGAGTTCGAGCGCCTGATCACGCCCCGCACGCGGATGATCTCCGTCGTGCATCTGTCCAATTCACTCGGCACCATCAACCCGGTGGGCGATATCGTCGAACTGGCGCGCCGCCACGGCGTGCCGGTGCTGATCGACGCGTCGCAGTCGGTCTACCACATGCCGGTCGACGTGCAGGCGCTCGACTGCGACTTCCTCTGTTTCACGGGGCACAAGACCTACGGTCCGACCGGCATCGGCGTCCTCTACGGGCGCGAGTCGTTGCTCGACGCGATGCCGCCCTATCAGGGGGGCGGCGACATGATCCGGTCGGTGACGTTCGAGAAGACCACCTACGCCGAGCTGCCGAACAAGTTCGAGGCCGGGACGCCGAACATCGCGGGCGTCGTCGGCCTCGGAGCCGCGCTCGACTACCTGACCGGCGTCGGCTTCGAGGCCATTGCGCCGCACGAGGCGGATCTGCTGGCCTACGGCACCGCGGCGCTCTCCGAGGTCAGGGGCCTGCGGCTCATCGGCACCGCCCCGGACAAGGCGAGCATCCTCGCCTTCGTCATGAAGGGGGCGCATCCACACGACGTCGGAACGATCGTCGACACCGAGGGAGTGGCCATTCGGACCGGCCACCACTGCACACAGCCCATCATGGACTACTTTGGGGTGCCGGCGACGGCACGCGCGTCCGTCGCGATGTACAGCACACGAGCGGAAATCGATGCACTCGTCCGGGCCCTCGAACGGGTGCGGGAGATGTTTCCTCTATGA